In the Saccharococcus thermophilus genome, GGTACAAAACCGAATTACGGATTTAAACTTCATACGAATGGCAATGGACAAACGTATTGGAAAAAAGTTGTCTCTTCCACGAACAGTAATTATAAACCATATTTGTCTGTCACGTATACGATACCAGTTCCAAATACACCGACAGGAACGGCCTACAGTAATGGGGATGGCACAGGATATATAAATTTATCATGGGATCCGGTTCCTGGCGCTACGGGTTATAAGGTTTGGATTTATAACGGGAAATCGTATGAAGCGTTTGATGTAGGAAATGTCACTTCTTGGAGTACAAAAGGGAAAAAAATCTGGCCGACCCCTTCTGAAATTAGTGCCGGAAGATATGACCTGCACCAAGATCAGTTAGGGACGGAGCTTGCTGTCGATCCTTCCCCGGTCTATCGAAATTCAGGCGGAAGCTATCCGAATAGCAAGAACTACTGGTTCCGAGTCAGTGCGATTTTTCCTCAAGGCGAAAGCGCCATGTCAGGCGCGTATATGCCGACCATTCCGAATTTGGCAAAACCATCTGCTCCGACGGGGGTAAGTTATACAACCGGAAATGGAACAGGATATATCGATTTCAAATGGAATCCTGTGAGTGGAGCGACGGGGTATAAAATTTGGATTTTTAACGGTTCCTACTATGAATCGTTAGATGTCGGGAACGTCACTTCTTGGACAACGAAAAACAAAAAGTATTGGCCAACATCCACGGAAATTAATGCAGGTAGATATAAGTTGCATTTAAACGATGGTCTTGGCACAGAATTAGCTGTTGACCCGTCCCTGGTCTATGCCAATGCAGGAACAAAATACGCAACGGCTACCAACTACTGGATTCGAGTAAGTGCCTATAACTCTCAAGGGGAAACCGTCTTTTCGGATGCGTATATGCCTAGTATTCCGGATTTGCCAGTGCCGCCAGCGCCTTCGGGGTTTGCTTACAGCAACCAATTAGGAAGCAACTCTGGTTATGTCATGTTAGACTGGGAGAAAATCCCTGGTGCAACAGGATACAAAGTATGGATTTTCAATGGACTTTACTATGAAGCATTTGATGTAGGAGACGTGGATCATTGGACCACACAAAACAAAGGAATTTGGCCAACTCCGGAGGAAATCCAACAAGAGAACTCTAGTACCTTAACGTTGCATCATGATGGACAAGGATTGGAACTCCCGAAAGATCCTTCCCCAATGTATGCGAAAATGGGGACAAACTACGCCACAAGCACCAGTTATTGGTTCCGACTCAGTGCATACAATGCGGATGGGGAAACGGTATTTTCCAGCAATGCATTGACGGTGAAAATTCCTGAGGCGAATGAGTATTTAGGAAAGGAAGATTACTGGTCCATTATTGATGTTCCTTATGGTAGCGTGAATGCCGCTACAGGTAATCTGATTATAGACGAAGACGATGTTTCGATTTCCGGAAGAGGCCCGGAGCTTGGAATCACAAGAACCTACAATAGTTTATCCACATCGGTTGGATTGTTCGGAAAAGGATGGCATAGCGATGCGGAAATGAATATCGTTGCCCAAGGAAATGAAGCAAGATTTACGGATGAGGATGGCACGCTCCATATATTCACGAAATTATCCGATGGCACGTATAAAGCCCCGACAGGTGTTTACCTGGAGTTAAGCGAAACAGCCGATGAATATATACTGACGACAAAAGATCAAACGAAAATCCACTTTCAAAAAAGTGATGGCAAGTTAACGAAAATCGTGGATGGACATGGGAATGCAACTACCTATAGTTATTCTAACGGAAAGCTAGTGTCCATTACCGATGCATCAGGCAGAAAACTGAGTATTGAGTATAACGCAAGCGGCAGAATCCAGAAAATTACCGACCCAATGAATCGAGTAATCCAGTATGATTATGACAATGATTTATTAACCAAAGTGACTCAATCGAGCGGGGAAGTAACGAGATACCAATATAATGCACTTGGTCGGTTAGAGAAAGTATTTGAACCGACGCATACGGAAGAAAAACCGGTCGTTAATCAGTTCATTTATAATGGCGACAGGCTAAGCCAAGCGATTGATCCTGAAAACCGCATCTATACGATGAACTATGACCAAACAAAACGACAACTTGTCGTAACGCAACCGAATGGCCGTAAAATTCAGTATACCTTTAATGAAGCAGCGAATCCTATTCAAATCATTGAGGACGTAGATGGCTTAAAAATTACGACAAGCTACGTTTATGAGGGAAATAATTTAGTAGAATCCAGAGATCCGAATGATCAAAATGCAGCGAATCCTACTGAATCGTATACGTATGACGCCAATGGAAATGTGAAAACAGCGACGGATAGTTACGGTACAGAAGAGTATCAGTATAATCAAAATAATGATGTTATCTTTATGAAAGATACGGAAGGCGATACCACCACGATTGCCTACGATGGCTTAAATCCTGTATCCGAAACGGATCAATCTGGGAAGACGTCTTCTGTATCGAAGTACGATTCCTATGGGAACATTATTGAGGAAAGTGATACATTAGGCAGTGCCACGAATTTACTCTCTAATAGTGGCTTTGAACAAGGAATCGCCGCTTGGAATCTGCTCAGTCATTATGATACTGGGCAATTACAGGAAGACACGAATGTATATAATGGATTGACCGGACGAAAAACGTTAAAAGTCATTGCGGACTCTACTTCGCCTAGCACGGAACTTGGCTATGTGGCGGCTACCCAAGAAATCGCGGTGAAACCAAATACCACGTACACGTTAAGTGGGAAGATCAAAACGAATTTGACCAAAGCCAATGCCTTTTTCAATGTTCAATTCATGAATAGTCAAAATCAAACGATTTCTTGGGCGGATAATCGTTATAGCCAACTCACAGGCACAAGACCTTGGACAGAACGACAAGTCACTTTTACCACTCCTTCGAACGCAGCTAAAATTCGCGTCTATTTAGAAGTCGATCATAAGTCTTCAGATGCTTCAGGAGAAGCTTGGTTTGATAATGTTCAATTGGAAGAAGCGCAGGTTTCTTCTAGTTACAACCCGGTTTTAAATAGCAGCTTTGAAGGAACCGTCACGAACTGGAGCGGAACAGGCGGAAGCGTAGATAATGCAGAATCGTTTGATGGGGCTTACTCTCTCAAAGTATCGAGAACAAGTACCACGCAGTCGGCTAGTGAATATAAGCAGACCATCATCGTTGGCCAAACATCTGGTGATGCACCAATTAACCTTACGCTTACTGGGGTTTCGAAAGCTGAAAATGTAAAAGCCAATGGCACAGTGAGCGCAAGCGATTATTCCATTACGGCTAAAGTATACTTTGTGGATGGAACTACCCAAACGTATACCGCCGGTTTCCCTACTGGCAAGCAAGATTGGAACCGTGCCGCCGTTTCGATTCAGCCTTCCAAGCCAATCGATAAAATTGATGTATCCGCTGTCTTTAGCGGCAATTATACGGGAACGGTATGGTTTGACGCAATCCGTTTAATGGAAGGAAACGTGGTGACGAAAAACAAGTATGATGCAAGCGGAAATTATGTCACGGAAGAAGTGGATGAAGAAGGCTATGTGGCGAAAAAGAATTATGATGCCGTAGGAAACCTGTTAAGCGAGTACGATAAGAAAGGAAATAAGAAAGAGTACAAGTATGACGCATCAAATCGTTTAAAACAGCTCCTATTGGCGAATGGAACGTCCGTCAACTATGATTATGACTTGAACGGCAACATGACTTCCAAAGTCATTCAAACTAGTGGCGGTCAGTCACAAGGGTTTAGTTATTCTTATGATAAGACTGGAAAACTCATTAAAACTGTCGGTCCGCTGAATGATGTGACAACGAATGAATATGATGCCAACGGAAATAAAATCAAAACGGTTCTGCCGAAAGGAAACACGATTCAATGGACGTATGACGGAACGGAAAGAGTAAAAACCATTTCCTACAACAACGTCCCGTATTACGAATTTAGTTATGATAAAAATGGGAACGAACTTTCTGTTCAATATCTAAAAGACGGCACCACCAAAACAAGAACATTTGATAAAGCAAACCGGCTGACGGAACTGTCAGACCGTGGTGGGCTGCAAAAATGGCTGTACCCAACCACATCGGATAAATTGCAGCAGTTCATGTTCTCTCATGGGTCCTTTAGCCAAACGATCAATTACCAATACAATGCCTTGGATCAAAATACGGTCGTCCAAGATGGAACGTATACGTATCGCTTTGACTATGACGAGAGAGGAAACGTTCGCACCTTCACGACAGGAAACGGAGCCGGTTCGACTTTTACCTATGATGACCGCGGCCTCGTGGAAAGCATTTCGGTCGGTACGGCGGACGGAAAAGAAATTTTATCGGAAACGTACCATTACGATGAAAACGGCAACCGGACGAAAGTGGAATCCCCAACGGGGGAAACGACCGTCTACCGTTACGATGCCCTAGACCAATTAGTGGAAGAGCAGCTTCCAGATGGCACGAAAATCGAGTATGCCTATGACGGATTCGGAAACCGGAAGCAAATCGTGAAAACCAAGGATGGGCAGTCGACGACCACCGATGCCGATTATAATGCCGCCAATCAGCTCATTCGTTTTGGAACCGAGACGATCACGTATGATGCCAACGGCAACCGTCTCGAAGATGGAAAATATCAATACGAATGGAACGAAGCGGACCAATTGGTTTCTATTACGAGAAAAGGAGAAAGCACGCCGTTTGTCACATACAAATATGATGAAGACGGCCGACGCATCCAAAAGAATGTAAATGGCGTCGTGACAAATTACCATTATCAAGGTGACAGTTTAAACGTCTTATACGAAACCGATGCGAGTGGAAATGTGGTAAAATCGTATATATATGGAGAAAACGGTCAGCTCCTTGCGATGAAAAAAGGCAATGCGACATACTTTTACCACTATAACGCGCATGGAGATGTCATCGCGCTGACGGATGAGCAAGGAAATATCGTTGCCCGTTATCAATACGATGCATGGGGAAATATTCTTTCCCAATCTGGCGACTTAGCGGACGAAAACCCATACCGATATGCAGGGTACCAATATGACAACGAAACGGGTCTCTATTACTTAATTGCCCGGTACTATCATCCAGAGCATGGCGTGTTCCTTTCGATGGATCCAGATCCAGGGGATACAGATGATATTCTCACGCAGAATGGGTATGCGTATGCGAACAACAATCCGGTGATGTTGGTGGATCCGGATGGGAAGTTTGCGTATGCTGTAGGGCTTTATTTTGTTCCTGGTGTTGGACAAGTAATGTTAATTGGTACTGCTGCTGTTGTCGGGGCCTATGGAGCGTGGTATTTAGGAAAGAAAGTAAAAAGTTTGACTAGTAAAGGTTCTTTACCTCTAACAGGCCCTAGAAAAGGAAGCTTAACTTTAAGGGATGAGAAAGGAAAAGTAATACAACGAAGATATTATGATAGTGCGGGAAGAGCGAAAAAAGACATGGACTATAGCGATCACGGAAATCCGAAACATCATCCTTGGGGACCACATCGACATAAATGGAAATGGGATGGGAAAAAACCTAAAAGAGGGAAAGCAGAACCAATGAATAAAGGTAGAAGAAAGTAGGAAGATAAAATATGAGTTTAGAAAAATTAATAGAGCTTATAGAGATTGGACATGATATAGAATTTATCTATAAGGGTGAACGTTATTCAATAACTAATACTCAAGTAGGCATTTGCCTTACAAAGTACTATAATTTAAATCATCAAGAATATACAAATGTAAGTGATTTTATAAATAATGCGTTGATTGGTGAAGAAAAATTAAAAGACATTGTATCTCAAATTCAAATTACCGGTATTTTTTAAATATCGAACATTCATATCTCATATGATGATAAAAATGCCTGTATACAGTGTTTCTGAAGATGCTCTGCATACTTTGGAAGTACAAATGTTTAATAGAGGCATACGCAAAAAGAGGATGTCTCAAAAGTGTTCGCATAGCGTTCGCTTTTGGGACACTTTTTTGGATAAAAAAGAAGAAAACCGTTCCTCTTTTGGTATAATAGAGTCACCACAACCCTACCAAAGAAAGGACGGTTTTCTTATGTACATTTATTATAACCGAGATCAACTCATTTTGCCAATGGATCTTGAAATTTTCATTCCCAAACATCATCTTTGCCGGATTGTGGATCTGGCAGTGGAAAAAATGGATCCGGCTCTGTTCGTTTCCCTCTATCCTGGCGGAGGGCGTCCAGCCTATCATCCGAAAATGATGTTGAAAGTCATCCTGTATGCCTACGCCAATCGGATCTACTCCTCTCGCCAAATCGCCAAGCAGTTGAAAGAAAACATTTACTTTATGTGGCTATCCGGCCATCAAACACCGGATTTTCGCACGATCAACCGATTTCGGTCGGAACGGATGAAGGACGTCATTTACGAAACGTTTTTCTCTATTGTCGATCTTCTGCGTCAAGAAGGGCTGGTCAAGTTAGAGGATTATTTTCTGGATGGAACGAAAATCGAAGCCAATGCCAACCGATATACATTCGTTTGGCGCAAATCAACGGAAAAGTACGATCAGAAACTGGAGGAGAAATTCCGGAAAATCGTTGCCTCGATCGAACAGGTGACGAAAGAAGATGAAGAGGCGGAACAAGAGGGGGATTTTCAAGAAAAGCTGGAAGCTTCACCGATCACGTCCGAAAGGATCGAAGCCGTCATCGAACAAGTGGAAGAGCGCCTAAAGAAAGAGCCGAAGAATCGTACGTTAAAGAAAGCCAAACGGCAATTGGAACAAGATCTTCTCCCCCGTAAGAAAAAATATGAAGAATACAAAAAAAGATTAGGCGAACGGAACAGTTTTTCGAAAACGGATCCGGATGCCACGTTTATGCGGATGAAGGACGACCATATGAAAAACGGCCAGCTCAAACCGGGGTACAATGTGCAGATTGGGACAGAGAACCAATTCATCACTGGATTTAGCGTGCATCAACGGGCAGGGGATGCCGGATGTTTCATTCCGCATTTGGAGCAATTGGCCGCCTATGGGCGTCCAATGCCTAAACAAGCCATTGCGGATTCCGCCTATGGGAGTGAGGAGAACTACACGTACTGTGAGAAAAAGGAGATAGTCGCCCTGATCGAGTACAACACGTTGGATCGGGAACAAACGAAAGCGTGGGCGAAGGAGATCGGCCGAATCGAGAACATGACGTATGATGAGGAGCTGGATGAGTGGATTTGCGCCAAAGGGGAACGGTTGGTGTTTGTGTATGAACGGAAGGAAACGACCGACAACGGGTACGTTACCGTCAAACGGACGTATCGTTGTACGGCTTGTGCCGGATGCCCGTTTCAGGCGACATGCGCCAAAGGCAAAGACACGAAAACCATCCGCGTTTCCTTGAGAAATCAACAACAACGGCAAGAGATCCGTAAACGGCTGTCCACGGAAGAAGGGGCGGCGACGTACCGAAAACGACAAATCGAAAACGAGCCGGTGTTTGGGCAAATCAAGCACAACCAGCAATTTCAGCGCTTTTTGTTAAGAGGGCTCCCAAAATTACCTTGGAATGGGGGCTTATTTGTGTTGCTCACAATTTGAGAAAGTGGGCGGCCACAACCGATCCAACAAAGAAAAAACAGGATAAAATTCAGAAATAAGGAGAAATTCTCGTTTCAAAAAAGGAATAAATAACCAAATAGTAAAGAAAAGAAACAGAGGCTGTCCCCAAAAGGTCGGTTTAACGACCTTTTGAGTCAGCCTCTTTTTATTGTACAGTGAAGACAGCGGGCGCATCCAAAAGAATGTGAATGGCGTCATTACGAATGACCATTACTAAGGCGACAGCTTAAACGTCCTGTATGAAACGGACGCAAGTGGAAATGTGGCAAAATCTTATATATACGGAGCGAATGGCCAGCTCCTTGCCATGAAAAAAGGCGCAGCGACGTATTTTTACCACTATAACGCCCATGGCGATGTCATCGCCCTAACGGATGCGCAAGGAAACATCGTGGCCCGTTACCAATACGATGCGTGGGGGAACATTCTTTCCCAATCCGGCGCATTGGCGGACGAAAACCCATACCGATATGCGGGATATCAATATGACAAAGAAACGGGTCTCTATTACTTAATTGCCCGATACTATCATCCAACGCATGGCGTGTTCCTTTCTTTGGATCCAGACCTAGGGGATGCGGACGATATCCTCACGCAGAATGGGTATGCGTATGCGAACAACAATCCAGTGATGTTGGTGGATCCAGATGGGCATTGGGTCTGGCTGGCCATCAATGCAGGGGTTGCGGTTTATAATGGATATAAGGCATTTAAAAAAGGTGGATGGAAGGCTGCGGCGATTGCGGTAGGTGTAGGGCTTGTTGGTGGTGCTGCTTTTAAAGCGTATAGAATTTATAAAGCGAAAGAAACAGCCAAGATTATGAGGATTTTATTGGCGGCTAAGCATGGAAAAGGTAACACTACTATAGAAGTAGGTAGAGTAAGTAAGAGACTAGCCAAAAAGGCTGGGAAAGCATGGGTTGGATCAGGGGCTAAGCCACTTTACAAAAATGGTAAATGGATAGGATATAGAAGTAAAGATAAATCTAAAGTATTTAGAATGCAGTATAAGAAAACAAGCAGGATATATCAAGCGAATTATGAGGAATTTTATAAGAGTCCTATCAACAAAAAGACATATAAGTTACGAAATGCACACCTGAATTTTTAGCATGGAGGGAGCTATATAAATGATAATTCCTGAATTATTTTGTTTAACGATAATGGATGAAGACTGGGGAGAGGAGGTTGATGATTTTTGGATAGAAATTGAAGCGGATATTGGTATCAAGGGGGACTCAGATTCTGCTGAAGTATTTACTATCTATGTTACAAGTCCAAGAAGGTTAGGGGATATGGTGGAAAAGTCAGGATTGGAGATAGCTAGGGGATTGTTTATAATGAAAGACTTTAATATAAAAAGTGTAGAGGATCGTCTCAAAAAAATACTTGCCCATTGTTCAAGAAAAACCTGGAACGAAACAGCTTTAGCTATTAGTCGGTACGCTATTTGGGAGTATGAAAACTAAATCGAAGTATAATTGGAAATTTTTTAGATATATAAATCCAATCTATTTTCCTAACATGTCGTCTGGTTAACGTGGGGGTACTTTAAAGATAGAATTTTTCAAACCTATCTTGACAGAAACACAGAATATTGATGAAGCCTTTTTATGAAAAATTTTTATTTAGAGCTCACGACCTACTTTAAGGTTTGTGAGCTTTTATTATCTCAGAGTGAGAAAGAATAACAACTAATAAAGAAATGTAGCCAAACAAAAAACATTGATTATGACGAGAGAGGAAACGTTCGCACCTTCACGACAGGAAACGGAGCCGGTTCGACCTTTACGTATGATGACCGTGGCTTAGTGGAAAGCGTTTCGGTCGGTACGGCGGACGGAAAAGAAATTTTAGACGTTGAATTAAAACCAAAAGATTCTTGGAAAAGAAGCAATGTAAAAAGGCAACTCAAGAATTATAAGAAAGCCGGCGCATGGATTATAATTAGGCAAGTTATTAAAGATATTTTGGGACACACACTCAGAGTGTGTCCCTCTTTGATAGTTTTAGGGGTGAAAAATATGAATCAATATGAGGAGACGGTTAGAAATTTAGTTAATACTCACATTTCGCACCCTAACAAGGTCAAAACAAAGGATTTTTTATTTAGTTTTTCAGAATAACTTTTTGACCAACACAACGAGCGATGGCAATCCTTTTTTTACCATCGCTGGTCGTTCCGTATCACGTTACACGTAGATGCTCTCATCCATGCCCAATCCCTGCAGAATCCTTCGCTGATCAGGGGTAAGGGAGCGATCCAGTGAGCGTTGGATGCGCCCATCCGGCAGCTTGAACAGGACGACGTTCACATATTGAAACAGCTGAAAAATCGCCTGTCCCGTCGGCCGGGTCAGCTTGCGGCCTCCAGGACCCTTCAACGGGTGTTCTGGAGTAATAAACTGACGCACTCGGCGCTGAAAAACGCGGTAAATAGCCAAGGCCAACAGAAACAAATAGCCTAATACTGCGACCCGTTCTGGTTTTTTGACGTAAATCTCATCCGTGAAAAACGGATCTTTCAAAAAAGCGAAGTTCATTTCCACCGAGATCTGCCCTTTATACAGCTTCAAGATCTCTTGGGCATCCATGGGTTGGCCCTTCCATTCCTTCGGAACGGTCGTGACAAGGACAAACCGGGACGCTTTCCGTCTCGCCTGTTCCCACGCGTCTTGGTCGAATTCGACGTCAAGGTGCAAGAAATACAGCGTCTCCACCTCGGGTTCCGCCCCTTTTTTCGGCCGTCCGCGCCGTTTTTTCAGGCGTACGATCTCTTCGACCGCGGCCTCAACCCGATGAAACCGGGGGCGAAGGGACGCCTTGAGGGACGCCAAGGCTTGTTCGGCATCTTCCCGGCAGGAGAAGGGGTGACGCTCCCAACGGGCTTGTTCCTCGCGAAGAAGCTCCGCTTCTTTGGTTCGTTCTTTTTCAAGCGTCTTTCCTTTTCGCTGGTCGAGCGCGCTCGATTCAACAACGATCAGCCGAACGGGGTGGCCTTCATACGTCGAGGCCGTTTCCCATACCCGGTACGTGGCGCCGTTTCTCTCCGCCAACGTAAAGGGATCGCTCCATGTCGTGTCCTCAGCATCCGCTTCGGCCAGCGCGGTTTTCACGATCCGGAGCGACGAAGGGCCTCTGGTGATCAAAAAGGCGTTGGCCGCTTTGGTTTGCGCCAGGGTCTCTTTCGTCATCGCGGCGGAATCGGCCACGTAAATCCATTCGTCTTCGATTTTGGCCTGCTTCAGCTGTTCATGGACACGAGACAGCACCTCGGGATTCCATGTTTTATCGGGCAGGTTGCCATCGTGCACATCGCCGTAAAACGGGATGCCGTCCTCGTTGCCGACCAGTCCGAAACCGATCTGTTTTTGCCAACGATGATGGCGGTTGTAGCCATGTGTGATTTGTAAGGCCTCTAACGAGGCCGATTCATACGCGCCGTAAACGGTCTTGTCCGTCGTATCGGCGTGGAAGGCTCGGAGGGAAAGGCCTTCTTTTCGATAAATATGAATCAAGCAAGTGCTGATGACGTTGTGAATGCCAGCCTCATACAGGCGATCGAGATGACGGGCCAACGCATCGTCGTTCAACCAGGAAGGATGGAGATCGGGACGGATGAGTTTCTCACAATCGACCTCCTGAGCCCAATGTTCCAAGTGAACAAGGGCTTGCCGGCCGTCAAACACATTGTAGAGGATGGCCTGAACGGCATCGCTGACTCGCGTTTGGCACTGCGGATCGACGGGCACGAGATGGTCAATCAATTGAGGCAGACCCAGTTTCTTGAATAGGGCACTTATTATATTCAAATAAGAATTGCGATAGACCTTTTTGACTTGAACGTTCATAAGTGAAAAACTCCTTTACGTTCCTTGTGTGTCAAGGATTCATTCGACATCGGAACGAAAAAATCCTCCCGATTTTCGTCGAGAGGGTGCGAAATGTGAGTTAATAATTTTAATGAGCATAATATAGATATAGTTGCTCAAGATTTAGTTAAGATGGGAAGAGACATAATTACTATCCTACAAAAATACTTTTATAAAGTAGATCCTACTGGCAAGATGGTACCGTCAAGAATTTTGTGTAATGTAAATGGGGTAGGGTTTCTCTGAAATGGATTTGAATTGATAGGGGACTGATTTTCTCCACACAGGAGACTGAATATTCAGTCTCTTGTGTGGAAAGGGAGAATCCCCTTATTTTGTTTATTTACAATATTTGGTTAACAATAACGTTCTTCAAACATTCGTTGAAGGGCTTCCTGCGCTTCGGCAAATCCTCTTAACTTTCGCCCTGCCCATTTCTCATTAAAATCTTGGATGGTCAAATACACGACTTTTTCCGCGGCTTCTAAACTGCTCAAACTGTTCATCGGCTTTAGACGTTTCCGAATCTCTTTGATCGTTCGTTCGATGACATTCGTCGTGTAAATCACACTTCGAATACTGCTTGGATAATCCATAAATGTAAGGAGGACATCCAACTCATTGGCCCAAGATTGAACTTCTCTTGGATATTTGCTGGACCATTTCGACTCAAACTGTTGAAACATTTGTAACGCCATCTCCTTATTCGGCGCGCGATAAATCAGCTTGAGATCCTCGGCCACTTCGAATTGGTCTTTTTTCCGAACACGGCTGAGGGTGTTGCGGACTTTGTGCACGACACAGCGCTGCACATCGGCTTTCGGATACACCGCCTTAAAGGCTTCCTCCAGCCCCGGAAGGCCATCGAAGACGCCAAGAAGCACTTCCTTGACGCCTCTTTGGTAGAGGTGTTGAAGAATTTCCTGCCATCCATAGGCGCTTTCTTGTCCTCCCACGAAGAAATCCAGAATTTCTCGATACCCTTCTTCATTCACTCCTAACACCACATAAATGACTTCTTTCTCTACCGTATCGCGGCGAAGTTTCACGTACAAGCCGTCCAAATATAAGACAGAATAACGTTTGGATAGTGGACGATGGTGCCATTTCTCGATGTCTTCTTTCACGACATCGGTAATACGGCTGATCGTCGCTG is a window encoding:
- a CDS encoding DNRLRE domain-containing protein, translated to MKQACWKKWFVWILVCLLVFSSVPLEGLAGTFPSQGTNHEEKNQRSLEVPEAPSMNLQKGEIIEERTENTKVYYNGDGTFTKKIYFEPIHVKKKGQKIFEEVSSSLTDSTNNTNYVETENTILETNFNKKMVDGEYATFRYNGYSISYSILEASGNDVQPIKAKDVTATYKKKDNKILHKNIFPSIDLQNITFNESTKEDLVLHSFTGYHIFKFRLKTDLHADIQDDGSILFTNKENEKVFELPKPFMVDSNVDEHSGEVQRSENVTYELQQDDQGYILTVKADPEWLKDSKRVYPVYIDPSTSINVSNDAFVMSAYPTTNYSSSSSKWDAGQGQYVLKVGYYDGTTGTCYGFLNPDLSAIRNMNVTSATFHVYVTHSYYATTPTGLWLDAVNGPWSASTLTWNNQPSSTNIGKVDVARDQWAQFDVTNTVKEWASGTKPNYGFKLHTNGNGQTYWKKVVSSTNSNYKPYLSVTYTIPVPNTPTGTAYSNGDGTGYINLSWDPVPGATGYKVWIYNGKSYEAFDVGNVTSWSTKGKKIWPTPSEISAGRYDLHQDQLGTELAVDPSPVYRNSGGSYPNSKNYWFRVSAIFPQGESAMSGAYMPTIPNLAKPSAPTGVSYTTGNGTGYIDFKWNPVSGATGYKIWIFNGSYYESLDVGNVTSWTTKNKKYWPTSTEINAGRYKLHLNDGLGTELAVDPSLVYANAGTKYATATNYWIRVSAYNSQGETVFSDAYMPSIPDLPVPPAPSGFAYSNQLGSNSGYVMLDWEKIPGATGYKVWIFNGLYYEAFDVGDVDHWTTQNKGIWPTPEEIQQENSSTLTLHHDGQGLELPKDPSPMYAKMGTNYATSTSYWFRLSAYNADGETVFSSNALTVKIPEANEYLGKEDYWSIIDVPYGSVNAATGNLIIDEDDVSISGRGPELGITRTYNSLSTSVGLFGKGWHSDAEMNIVAQGNEARFTDEDGTLHIFTKLSDGTYKAPTGVYLELSETADEYILTTKDQTKIHFQKSDGKLTKIVDGHGNATTYSYSNGKLVSITDASGRKLSIEYNASGRIQKITDPMNRVIQYDYDNDLLTKVTQSSGEVTRYQYNALGRLEKVFEPTHTEEKPVVNQFIYNGDRLSQAIDPENRIYTMNYDQTKRQLVVTQPNGRKIQYTFNEAANPIQIIEDVDGLKITTSYVYEGNNLVESRDPNDQNAANPTESYTYDANGNVKTATDSYGTEEYQYNQNNDVIFMKDTEGDTTTIAYDGLNPVSETDQSGKTSSVSKYDSYGNIIEESDTLGSATNLLSNSGFEQGIAAWNLLSHYDTGQLQEDTNVYNGLTGRKTLKVIADSTSPSTELGYVAATQEIAVKPNTTYTLSGKIKTNLTKANAFFNVQFMNSQNQTISWADNRYSQLTGTRPWTERQVTFTTPSNAAKIRVYLEVDHKSSDASGEAWFDNVQLEEAQVSSSYNPVLNSSFEGTVTNWSGTGGSVDNAESFDGAYSLKVSRTSTTQSASEYKQTIIVGQTSGDAPINLTLTGVSKAENVKANGTVSASDYSITAKVYFVDGTTQTYTAGFPTGKQDWNRAAVSIQPSKPIDKIDVSAVFSGNYTGTVWFDAIRLMEGNVVTKNKYDASGNYVTEEVDEEGYVAKKNYDAVGNLLSEYDKKGNKKEYKYDASNRLKQLLLANGTSVNYDYDLNGNMTSKVIQTSGGQSQGFSYSYDKTGKLIKTVGPLNDVTTNEYDANGNKIKTVLPKGNTIQWTYDGTERVKTISYNNVPYYEFSYDKNGNELSVQYLKDGTTKTRTFDKANRLTELSDRGGLQKWLYPTTSDKLQQFMFSHGSFSQTINYQYNALDQNTVVQDGTYTYRFDYDERGNVRTFTTGNGAGSTFTYDDRGLVESISVGTADGKEILSETYHYDENGNRTKVESPTGETTVYRYDALDQLVEEQLPDGTKIEYAYDGFGNRKQIVKTKDGQSTTTDADYNAANQLIRFGTETITYDANGNRLEDGKYQYEWNEADQLVSITRKGESTPFVTYKYDEDGRRIQKNVNGVVTNYHYQGDSLNVLYETDASGNVVKSYIYGENGQLLAMKKGNATYFYHYNAHGDVIALTDEQGNIVARYQYDAWGNILSQSGDLADENPYRYAGYQYDNETGLYYLIARYYHPEHGVFLSMDPDPGDTDDILTQNGYAYANNNPVMLVDPDGKFAYAVGLYFVPGVGQVMLIGTAAVVGAYGAWYLGKKVKSLTSKGSLPLTGPRKGSLTLRDEKGKVIQRRYYDSAGRAKKDMDYSDHGNPKHHPWGPHRHKWKWDGKKPKRGKAEPMNKGRRK
- a CDS encoding Imm8 family immunity protein encodes the protein MIIPELFCLTIMDEDWGEEVDDFWIEIEADIGIKGDSDSAEVFTIYVTSPRRLGDMVEKSGLEIARGLFIMKDFNIKSVEDRLKKILAHCSRKTWNETALAISRYAIWEYEN
- a CDS encoding IS1634 family transposase, translated to MNVQVKKVYRNSYLNIISALFKKLGLPQLIDHLVPVDPQCQTRVSDAVQAILYNVFDGRQALVHLEHWAQEVDCEKLIRPDLHPSWLNDDALARHLDRLYEAGIHNVISTCLIHIYRKEGLSLRAFHADTTDKTVYGAYESASLEALQITHGYNRHHRWQKQIGFGLVGNEDGIPFYGDVHDGNLPDKTWNPEVLSRVHEQLKQAKIEDEWIYVADSAAMTKETLAQTKAANAFLITRGPSSLRIVKTALAEADAEDTTWSDPFTLAERNGATYRVWETASTYEGHPVRLIVVESSALDQRKGKTLEKERTKEAELLREEQARWERHPFSCREDAEQALASLKASLRPRFHRVEAAVEEIVRLKKRRGRPKKGAEPEVETLYFLHLDVEFDQDAWEQARRKASRFVLVTTVPKEWKGQPMDAQEILKLYKGQISVEMNFAFLKDPFFTDEIYVKKPERVAVLGYLFLLALAIYRVFQRRVRQFITPEHPLKGPGGRKLTRPTGQAIFQLFQYVNVVLFKLPDGRIQRSLDRSLTPDQRRILQGLGMDESIYV